The sequence AGCAGGGCGCAGTGAAAGGCCACGCAGGAGACCTTGTAACACACAGGGAGAGGTACCCAGGCAAGCAAAGTTTAGGAACCTCTTGATATACTTTACATTGCTAAAATATTTGCCAAATATCCATAAATGAAGAGAGGATAAACAACTATCATACAAACGCTGAGCCACAAGCAGGACTTCTTTCTCTATGTCTTACTTCTTAAAATCAGGCTTTTCAATCAGGATTGGCGTGGTCCCCAACAAATTCTAGATACCAGTGAATTAATCCATTGACCTGCAAACTAACATTTAATATAATTCAGTTTCTCTGAGTATTATTAGCGTATGTTCTAACTGCGGAAAGTTTTATAGGTTCACAATACACTTCTTGCATTTTTTACTTGCTGCCTTGATTCTTAAAATACCCATTATAAGATCTTTAGTGCCATTCTAGGGATGAGCTCTTTTGCATTATCTGCCTTAGTAAAGTCAGATTCATTTGCACAGATATAAACAGCAGATTTAGGTTATTTAACCAATTTTGAAGGATAGCTGGGTATCAGACCTCATGGACACTTCCATATACGGATTTCTGAAAGTTCAAGTATTATTCAAGAGGATCACTGTACATCTGAACAACATACTACATACAAGCTCACTGAAAAAGTAACTCAGAGTTGGCAAATATGTAAGCACAGCTATAGTATACACCATGGCCATATAACGTATATTGTAATCCTGAAGTGGTGATTACCTGATGGCTACCATGCACCAAATTATTGCTATCAGGCATGCTACTGAAACGGTACAATGCATGACTTACCTTCGGAGTAGCCAAGATGCTGTGCTTTCTGCTTCCCAacttttaacatttctttgttAATGTCACAGACCACCACTTGGGAATCCCCTAGCGACTTAGATTTGTCTTCCTGGTAACTTTCAGCAATTTCCTGCCACGATAAATTCTGATGGTGCCTAAGCTTCCGCTGGAGCTGGCGTTCTCGTACAGAGCGGACATAATTAATAAATCGAAAGGCGATGTCAcctgcatttgttttaaaagacagataCATATTTTGGAATGTTTTCTGACTCCAGGAAATTGGAACATAAGGCTTTGAACatcaaactgttatttttttatatatagataaataaaaataaaaaccacatgcAGTATAGAGAGACAGAAAGAGTGTGTGTacatgtataaaaaaatatataaagggAACATATGAAAAGCAAAGAGTCCATGACTTCctacaaatgaaaacagttttccgTAACATATCATGGCAGTACTGTAACACTTTCAGAGCCTTGGAGCAAGATATTACAAAACACAAAGAAGCTAGCTTTCAACCCTTCTCTGTGAAAACCAAGTAGACGCGTCACCAGTTTTAAAGACAGGGaactggggggctgggggggaaggctAGGCAACTTAATTCTGAGCAGACTCAAACAGTTTGAAAACAGCGTAGCATTGTCATATGGAACTCACCAAAATTATTTACCTGTTCCTCCAGCAACATCAAGAAGAAGCGTTCCAGGGGAAGGGTTCATTTTATGCACTAGGATATCCTTCCACACTCGATGAATCCCTAGAGTCATTGAATCATTCATTACATCGTATTTCTTAGCCACGCTTTCAAAGACCCTGTAAACTGCAAAGAAAGGACGTAAGAATGAGATGCAGTTTACTTAAAAACGCTCCTGTGGAAGTAAAATGTGTCCTCTACTGCCTCGTGGAGGTCTGCCACCATATGGAACTGAAAAATACCACCTGAAAACTCCTTACAAAAGATGTGATCGAATCCTACCGAGCTCGTTGCCTGACAAACGTCTCTTTGGAGAAACACAGCCTCTTCTCGTAACCCTTACGGCGCTGAGGGGAAGAATCGACCTGGCATAACACTGCCAGTGCTTCCCCGAGACTCCCGGTAACGTCTCAAACCAGCGGCCCAGCTTCCAGTACCCCTTCGCCCCACAGGCACCGGCTGCCCGGGAGCCCCCTTTGGTTCcagccccgcccggcccggcccgccctcccccggctccacagcgggccccgccgccgccctcacttttctccctcctttccgCTTCGGTCACCGTCTGGAAGCCGAAGTGCGTCTCCGGTCCGGCGGCAAGGCCCCGCACGGAGCCACAGAGCGCCCGCAGAGCTCCGCCGCGGCGGGCGAGCAGCGCCCGGTACGGacacagccccgccgccgccatcttgcaAGGGCACGACCtccgctcccgcccgccgccgccgcggggcccgcgGGCTCCGCCAACCGCGGaaccggggcggggcggggcgggatggggggcGGCTCCGCGCTCGGCCCCGTCCCCGGGAAACTTGGGGTTCGGATCCCGCAGCCCCGAGTCCCACGCTGGGCGATACCGGGCGACTGTCACGGTGCCACTGCGGCTGAATCCGTCCCGGGAGATGATACAggggaaaataaaccaaaaaaaccaaaccaaacacagcGTATTTGAgtaattttgcaaataattttctctaaCCCCTTCggatttttaattttgcagtttcCTGGCAAAAAGTAAAACCTGatggggagcaggcaggaggcttGGTTTGTGGATACTGAGGAACCAAGGGGAGGAGTGACAGGAGCCTCTGACTCCTGTCAGGAACATTAGTACAAATTAGGGCCCTTTTCTGCTACTTTTGCAAAA comes from Larus michahellis chromosome 13, bLarMic1.1, whole genome shotgun sequence and encodes:
- the COQ5 gene encoding 2-methoxy-6-polyprenyl-1,4-benzoquinol methylase, mitochondrial, giving the protein MAAAGLCPYRALLARRGGALRALCGSVRGLAAGPETHFGFQTVTEAERREKIYRVFESVAKKYDVMNDSMTLGIHRVWKDILVHKMNPSPGTLLLDVAGGTGDIAFRFINYVRSVRERQLQRKLRHHQNLSWQEIAESYQEDKSKSLGDSQVVVCDINKEMLKVGKQKAQHLGYSEGLSWVLGNAEELPFDDDKFDVYTIAFGIRNVTRIDLALQEAYRVLKPGGRFLCLEFSQVSNSLLSRLYDLYSFQVIPVLGEVIAGDWKSYQYLVESIRRFPPQEEFKAMIEDAGFFKVDYQNLNSGIVAIHSGFKL